A region of Scleropages formosus chromosome 2, fSclFor1.1, whole genome shotgun sequence DNA encodes the following proteins:
- the ascl1a gene encoding achaete-scute homolog 1a encodes MEISVSQQQFLPPACFFTAAAQSIQLSPTDSACSGKSASKPAKRQRSSSPELLRCKRRLNFAGFGYSLPQQQPHAVARRNERERNRVKLVNNGFATLREHVPNGAANKKMSKVETLRSAVEYIRALQQLLDEHDAVSAAFQSGVLSPAMSQNYCNDMNSMAGSPVSSYSSDEGSYNPLSPEEQELLDFTSWF; translated from the coding sequence ATGGAGATAAGTGTGAGCCAGCAGCAGTTCCTGCCACCTGCGTGTTTCTTCACGGCCGCCGCGCAAAGCATCCAGCTGAGCCCCACGGACAGCGCGTGCAGCGGCAAGTCCGCCTCCAAGCCGGCCAAGAGGCAGCGCTCCTCCTCCCCCGAGCTGCTGCGCTGCAAGAGGCGCCTCAACTTCGCGGGCTTCGGCTACAGTCTgccgcagcagcagccgcaCGCCGTGGCGCGGCGCAACGAGCGGGAGCGCAACCGGGTCAAGCTGGTCAACAACGGCTTCGCCACGCTGCGGGAGCACGTGCCCAACGGCGCCGCCAACAAGAAGATGAGCAAAGTGGAGACGCTGCGCTCGGCCGTGGAGTACATCCGcgctctgcagcagctgctggacgAGCACGACGCCGTGAGCGCCGCCTTCCAGTCCGGAGTGCTCTCTCCCGCCATGTCGCAGAACTACTGCAACGACATGAACTCGATGGCCGGCTCCCCCGTGTCCTCGTACTCCTCGGACGAAGGATCGTACAACCCACTGAGTCCCGAAGAGCAGGAGCTCCTGGACTTCACCAGCTGGTTCTGA